A stretch of the Bacillus licheniformis DSM 13 = ATCC 14580 genome encodes the following:
- a CDS encoding Imm6 family immunity protein: MNNIFLDNLQNKVKVGFVLTVAERVFSVISKDDERHPEGREALDKCWLWVESHAVTGDDLYELIDNADFTGISEFAEEEEDSNIARLWSLLVDAVAYTSWEAYKKEKVKHLPQALEGINKDSITIFLNSTVETGFITSKEVEKIRKGIEVYQSAKEEIPTNREAFIKLF; this comes from the coding sequence ATGAATAATATATTTTTGGACAATTTGCAAAATAAAGTTAAAGTAGGCTTTGTTTTAACAGTTGCCGAAAGAGTATTTTCTGTAATCAGCAAAGATGATGAAAGGCATCCGGAAGGAAGAGAAGCATTGGACAAATGTTGGTTATGGGTTGAATCTCATGCCGTTACTGGTGATGACTTATACGAGCTAATTGATAACGCAGACTTTACAGGAATTTCAGAATTTGCTGAGGAAGAAGAAGACTCGAATATTGCCAGGCTGTGGTCGCTACTAGTTGATGCTGTCGCTTATACTTCTTGGGAAGCTTATAAAAAAGAAAAAGTAAAACATTTGCCACAAGCGTTAGAGGGTATAAATAAAGATAGCATTACCATCTTTTTAAATAGTACGGTGGAAACTGGTTTTATCACATCGAAAGAGGTTGAAAAGATAAGAAAGGGCATTGAGGTTTATCAGAGTGCAAAAGAGGAGATCCCCACAAATAGAGAAGCGTTTATAAAGTTATTTTAA
- a CDS encoding Imm6 family immunity protein: MFQEWEELNDDLKSAYYLGLCEAIVPTLKQSNDFNFIKEALDACWKWLEHKNIEADDLYTYLENLDDTGILTLMQLESNEDDLDAWICIADAISYTIYKAYKYQKDEYLPETIESIDSYELFEEFHSHFSLLSKNPGQKEKAFLKFLKKEGEKKISRESIQDFLLNSVE; encoded by the coding sequence ATGTTTCAAGAATGGGAAGAATTGAATGATGATTTAAAATCTGCATATTATTTAGGACTTTGTGAAGCAATAGTTCCTACATTAAAACAATCAAATGATTTCAATTTTATAAAAGAAGCATTAGATGCCTGCTGGAAGTGGCTTGAACACAAGAATATAGAAGCAGACGATCTTTATACTTACCTGGAAAATTTAGATGACACAGGGATTTTAACTTTAATGCAGCTTGAATCAAATGAAGATGATCTAGATGCTTGGATATGTATTGCTGATGCAATATCTTATACAATTTACAAAGCATATAAATATCAGAAAGATGAGTATTTACCTGAAACCATCGAATCTATTGATTCTTACGAGTTATTTGAGGAATTTCATAGTCACTTTAGTTTATTATCTAAAAATCCAGGTCAAAAAGAAAAAGCTTTTTTGAAGTTTTTGAAAAAAGAGGGGGAGAAAAAAATTTCCAGGGAGAGCATTCAAGATTTTTTACTTAATAGTGTAGAATAA
- a CDS encoding ribonuclease YeeF family protein: protein MKVFEAHSLIEAANNRKKQYETFEDQLQTLKKAFLGVADLGDDFQGKGADNIKDFYKGQAEIVDSWLKLVEAQIAFFNGVSGDIKDKKLSDSYVEVSFLDHELKNADLKATEIVSGLKLEMDKIIASISDIVDLDNWTLDDYIDKMSKAQTTRQNTIDAVNKLDESLKTEYTNLQALDSAVLGKYSGLMEATSHGKTASPMYFSLKSFHSSEIYKNTIEVENQAANYIEFKNEQAEARRLQEKQEEEANKPWDLKALDAAGTFVGEVSGYYDYKRAAEGVDPVTGEKLTDGQRVAAGAMAAAGFIPIVGWAGRAFKGGKAIYKTGKGLIAADHALDAYKASKTLNVLKMTEMGAYGLVASNGFSEAVTGKDMFGNKVSEERRKQGLIEATLSLVGAGAVAKTANHGAQTLAKTAGKNIPLAKSPKAALVQKGNNILEKVKSFQVPTNVRVYVEQPASATGHRIGTPIVRVNVEKTPVKELGIVKMVSGGGNVSKGARTGSKIDVGKADLGVLRQKWNVPKTDTVAVGKTDVEGLENLVFEGGSPKVRKEAGLPDLDSVMPDRPIKSPGKIASATRHAEEGVLNDFISKVEALGKNPAEITGTLKIHQSNPKGVCPTCIQGLNNPNVPAGVFKQFSEMFPNLTIEVTSETIQGIKPNGRLNLVIKNGEYI, encoded by the coding sequence ATGAAAGTATTTGAAGCGCATTCTTTAATTGAAGCAGCGAATAACCGCAAGAAACAATACGAAACCTTTGAGGATCAACTGCAAACGCTCAAAAAAGCGTTTCTCGGAGTCGCCGATTTAGGTGATGATTTTCAGGGGAAAGGTGCGGATAACATTAAAGACTTCTACAAGGGACAGGCCGAGATCGTTGACAGCTGGTTAAAGCTTGTTGAAGCGCAGATTGCTTTTTTTAATGGTGTATCAGGTGACATAAAAGACAAAAAGCTGTCCGATTCTTATGTGGAAGTCTCTTTTTTGGATCATGAACTGAAAAACGCTGATTTGAAAGCGACGGAAATCGTCTCGGGGCTCAAGCTGGAAATGGATAAAATCATCGCAAGCATCAGCGATATCGTTGATTTGGACAATTGGACGCTTGACGATTATATTGATAAAATGTCTAAAGCGCAAACAACTCGGCAAAACACCATCGACGCTGTGAATAAACTGGATGAATCGCTCAAGACCGAATACACAAACTTACAAGCGCTCGACAGCGCCGTGCTCGGCAAATATTCCGGGCTGATGGAAGCTACAAGTCATGGAAAAACCGCCTCACCGATGTATTTTAGCTTGAAATCGTTCCACTCAAGCGAGATCTATAAAAATACGATAGAAGTCGAAAATCAAGCCGCCAATTATATTGAATTCAAAAATGAACAGGCAGAAGCGCGCAGGCTTCAAGAAAAACAAGAAGAAGAAGCGAACAAGCCTTGGGATTTAAAAGCGCTTGACGCTGCCGGAACATTTGTCGGAGAAGTCAGCGGGTATTATGATTATAAGAGAGCCGCTGAAGGCGTCGACCCGGTCACAGGAGAAAAGCTGACAGACGGCCAGCGTGTCGCCGCCGGAGCAATGGCGGCAGCAGGATTTATTCCGATCGTAGGGTGGGCAGGCCGAGCCTTCAAAGGCGGAAAAGCCATTTATAAAACAGGAAAAGGACTCATCGCCGCTGATCACGCGCTTGACGCCTACAAAGCCTCAAAAACGTTGAACGTCTTGAAAATGACGGAAATGGGCGCCTACGGCCTTGTCGCTTCAAATGGGTTCTCAGAAGCCGTCACGGGCAAGGACATGTTTGGAAACAAAGTTTCTGAAGAGAGGCGGAAACAAGGCCTGATCGAAGCCACCTTGAGCCTCGTCGGTGCAGGTGCTGTCGCAAAAACGGCAAACCACGGCGCTCAAACATTGGCCAAAACGGCCGGCAAAAACATTCCGCTCGCCAAATCGCCAAAAGCAGCTCTGGTGCAAAAAGGAAACAACATCCTTGAAAAGGTGAAATCCTTCCAAGTCCCGACAAACGTCCGCGTCTACGTCGAACAGCCTGCCTCCGCAACAGGCCACCGCATCGGCACCCCAATTGTCCGCGTGAATGTTGAAAAAACGCCGGTGAAAGAGCTTGGAATTGTGAAGATGGTGAGTGGTGGGGGGAACGTCAGTAAGGGAGCCAGGACTGGTAGTAAAATAGATGTTGGAAAAGCTGATTTAGGTGTTCTGCGCCAAAAATGGAATGTTCCTAAAACTGACACTGTTGCGGTTGGAAAGACAGATGTGGAAGGTTTGGAAAATTTAGTATTTGAGGGTGGATCCCCTAAAGTTAGAAAAGAAGCCGGGCTTCCCGATTTAGACTCAGTAATGCCAGATAGACCTATAAAATCTCCAGGAAAAATCGCAAGTGCAACAAGACATGCTGAAGAAGGCGTGTTAAATGATTTTATAAGCAAAGTAGAAGCTTTAGGAAAAAATCCTGCTGAAATAACAGGAACATTAAAAATTCACCAATCTAATCCTAAAGGGGTTTGTCCAACCTGTATTCAAGGACTAAATAATCCGAATGTACCAGCTGGAGTATTTAAGCAATTTAGCGAGATGTTTCCTAATTTGACGATAGAAGTAACTTCTGAGACTATTCAAGGAATCAAGCCAAACGGAAGATTGAATTTAGTTATTAAAAATGGTGAATATATTTAA
- a CDS encoding YwqI/YxiC family protein — MTTIKLKHETVIKKLEAVRAAIDALDLPNPPKAAGKNKLTYTTKCHEREQNIHQMVADYKKAVHKNIKDTKENVDLLKEQDKAIARK, encoded by the coding sequence ATGACGACAATCAAGCTGAAACATGAAACGGTCATCAAAAAGCTGGAGGCCGTAAGAGCGGCGATTGATGCCCTAGACCTGCCAAACCCTCCGAAAGCTGCAGGGAAAAATAAATTGACATATACGACAAAGTGCCACGAACGCGAGCAGAACATTCATCAGATGGTGGCCGATTACAAAAAAGCCGTACACAAAAACATAAAGGATACGAAGGAAAATGTCGATTTGCTGAAAGAGCAGGACAAAGCAATCGCCAGAAAATAG
- a CDS encoding YwqH-like family protein produces the protein MSHASTLNHIHSTINQKLADVERRIERVKTAKKGIEKEHETGIVEIRQILHPHLNSHWTGDFANDFDGERDEAHTSMYNIVNGKYEGYISQLERKIFALEVEKHSLELAGAAAKEADHLLSLGEKAVDQLSDKIRSIKNSWSWF, from the coding sequence ATGAGTCATGCGAGCACATTGAATCATATCCACAGCACGATTAACCAAAAGCTGGCCGATGTAGAAAGGCGGATTGAACGAGTTAAAACAGCAAAAAAGGGGATTGAGAAAGAACACGAAACCGGGATTGTCGAGATCAGGCAAATCTTGCACCCTCATCTGAACAGCCACTGGACAGGGGACTTCGCCAACGATTTTGATGGCGAACGGGATGAGGCTCATACATCTATGTACAACATCGTGAACGGAAAGTACGAAGGCTATATTTCCCAGCTGGAGAGAAAAATTTTTGCGCTCGAAGTTGAAAAGCACAGCCTTGAATTGGCGGGAGCGGCAGCTAAAGAGGCGGATCATTTGCTTTCTCTGGGGGAAAAAGCGGTTGATCAGTTGAGCGATAAAATCCGCTCAATCAAAAACAGTTGGAGCTGGTTTTAA
- the cccA gene encoding cytochrome c550, giving the protein MNRNPLIPFLLIAIMGIGLVFILSIKGLYDAKEIAGEGNKTAQEDKADASPEEIYKANCVTCHGENYEGVSGPKLKGVGDRMDTGAIKEKIEKGGNGMPGGLVPAEKLDDMAKWVSEIK; this is encoded by the coding sequence ATGAACCGCAATCCATTGATACCATTTTTGTTAATCGCCATTATGGGCATAGGACTGGTTTTTATCTTATCTATAAAAGGCCTTTATGACGCAAAAGAAATTGCAGGCGAAGGGAATAAAACAGCTCAAGAAGACAAAGCCGATGCTTCGCCTGAAGAAATTTACAAAGCGAACTGTGTAACCTGCCACGGCGAGAATTATGAAGGTGTGTCAGGCCCTAAACTGAAAGGCGTCGGGGACCGGATGGATACAGGTGCGATTAAAGAAAAGATTGAAAAAGGCGGCAACGGAATGCCGGGAGGACTGGTCCCGGCGGAAAAGCTTGATGATATGGCCAAATGGGTGTCAGAGATTAAATAG
- the rpoD gene encoding RNA polymerase sigma factor RpoD, which translates to MADKQAHETETEFTFEQVRDQLTEAGKKRGVLTYEEIAERMSSFDIESDQMDEYYEFLGEQGVELISENEETEDPNIQQLAKAEEEFDLNDLSVPPGVKINDPVRMYLKEIGRVNLLSAKEEIEYAKKIEEGDEESKRRLAEANLRLVVSIAKRYVGRGMLFLDLIQEGNMGLMKAVEKFDYRKGYKFSTYATWWIRQAITRAIADQARTIRIPVHMVETINKLIRVQRQLLQDLGREPTPEEIAEDMDLTPEKVREILKIAQEPVSLETPIGEEDDSHLGDFIEDQEATSPSDHAAYELLKEQLEDVLDTLTDREENVLRLRFGLDDGRTRTLEEVGKVFGVTRERIRQIEAKALRKLRHPSRSKRLKDFLE; encoded by the coding sequence ATGGCTGATAAACAAGCTCACGAGACCGAAACTGAATTCACATTTGAACAGGTGAGGGATCAATTAACAGAAGCCGGCAAAAAGCGCGGAGTGCTCACATATGAAGAAATTGCAGAGCGCATGTCCAGCTTCGATATCGAATCAGACCAAATGGATGAGTATTATGAATTTTTAGGAGAACAAGGCGTTGAATTAATTAGCGAGAACGAAGAAACTGAGGATCCTAATATTCAACAGCTGGCCAAGGCCGAAGAAGAATTTGACCTTAACGATTTAAGCGTGCCTCCGGGCGTTAAGATAAACGACCCTGTCCGCATGTACCTGAAAGAAATCGGACGGGTAAACCTTTTGTCTGCAAAAGAAGAAATCGAATACGCAAAAAAAATCGAGGAAGGCGACGAAGAGTCGAAGCGCCGTCTCGCTGAAGCCAACTTGAGACTTGTCGTCAGCATCGCAAAACGGTATGTCGGCCGCGGAATGCTTTTCCTTGACCTTATTCAGGAAGGAAACATGGGCCTGATGAAGGCGGTGGAAAAGTTTGACTACCGCAAAGGATATAAGTTCAGCACATACGCGACATGGTGGATCAGACAGGCGATTACAAGGGCGATTGCCGACCAGGCGAGAACGATCAGGATTCCTGTTCATATGGTTGAAACCATCAACAAGCTGATTCGTGTTCAAAGGCAGCTCCTTCAGGATCTCGGCCGCGAGCCAACGCCTGAAGAGATTGCGGAAGATATGGATCTGACGCCTGAGAAAGTCCGTGAAATCCTAAAGATCGCCCAGGAACCGGTTTCACTCGAGACTCCGATCGGTGAAGAGGACGATTCACATCTGGGAGACTTCATTGAGGATCAGGAAGCGACTTCTCCATCAGATCATGCAGCATATGAATTGCTGAAAGAACAGCTTGAAGATGTGCTGGATACATTGACAGACCGTGAAGAAAATGTGCTCCGCCTTCGCTTCGGCCTTGATGATGGTCGTACAAGAACATTAGAAGAAGTTGGTAAGGTGTTCGGGGTAACAAGAGAACGAATTCGTCAAATAGAAGCTAAAGCACTTCGTAAATTAAGACATCCAAGCAGAAGCAAACGCTTGAAAGATTTTCTCGAATAA
- the dnaG gene encoding DNA primase: MGNRIPDEIVEQVQKSADIVEVIGEYVQLRKQGRNYFGLCPFHGENTPSFSVSGEKQIFHCFGCGAGGNVFSFLRQMEGYSFTEAVSHLADKYQIDLPEQVAAVSAYSTGSSDEQKMAEAHDLLKKFYHHLLVNTKEGQAALDYLLERGFKMEQIEQFEIGCALDSWDFITKFLERRGFDLALMERAGLIIRRENGDGYFDRFRNRIMFPIHDHHGTTVAFSGRTFTGEQPKYMNSPETPLFRKSKLLYHFHQARLHIRKEERAVLFEGFADVISAVTSGVKESIATMGTSLTEEHAKIIRRNVGEVILCYDSDHAGYEATLKAAEILQKKGCNVKVAMIPDGLDPDDYIKKFGSEKFKNDVIGASVTMMTFKMNYFRKGRNLSDEGDRLAYINDVLKEVSLLSGPLEQEIYIKQLANEFSISFESLKDQLSVFEKQAASRSRESSRQDSKERQAAVSRAPRRKTGLRPAHENAERMLLAHMIHDRDVIRKVLERVGFEFNLDQHRAIAAYLYAMYEEGADISIQELFKRVEDQELGQLLTDILMLQVNEELSEAELSDYVKKVLNYRNWSMIKEKEAARAEAERQKDFIKAATLAQEIVKLNRSLK; encoded by the coding sequence ATGGGCAATCGTATACCAGACGAAATTGTAGAACAGGTGCAGAAATCAGCTGATATCGTAGAAGTTATCGGAGAGTACGTCCAGTTAAGAAAACAGGGGCGTAATTATTTTGGGCTTTGTCCTTTTCATGGTGAGAACACACCATCTTTTTCTGTTTCTGGAGAAAAACAGATTTTTCATTGTTTTGGCTGCGGAGCGGGAGGGAACGTTTTTTCATTTTTAAGACAAATGGAAGGCTATTCATTTACCGAGGCTGTCTCTCACCTGGCGGACAAATATCAAATAGATCTGCCGGAGCAGGTCGCAGCTGTATCAGCATACAGCACAGGCAGTTCGGATGAACAGAAAATGGCGGAAGCTCATGATCTGTTAAAGAAATTTTATCATCATTTGCTCGTCAATACAAAGGAAGGCCAGGCAGCGCTCGATTATTTGCTTGAAAGAGGCTTTAAGATGGAGCAGATCGAGCAGTTTGAAATCGGATGCGCGCTTGACTCGTGGGATTTCATCACGAAGTTTTTGGAACGGAGAGGTTTTGATCTTGCGCTGATGGAAAGAGCTGGACTCATCATCAGACGCGAGAACGGCGACGGATATTTTGACCGTTTCAGAAACAGGATTATGTTTCCGATTCATGATCATCACGGCACAACGGTCGCTTTTTCCGGAAGGACGTTCACCGGGGAGCAGCCAAAATACATGAACAGCCCGGAAACGCCGCTTTTTCGAAAAAGCAAGCTTCTCTATCATTTCCATCAGGCCCGCCTTCACATTCGGAAAGAAGAAAGGGCCGTCCTTTTTGAAGGATTTGCCGATGTCATTTCAGCCGTCACCTCCGGTGTGAAAGAATCGATCGCCACGATGGGTACATCGCTGACGGAAGAACATGCGAAGATCATCAGGCGAAATGTCGGAGAGGTCATACTGTGCTATGACTCGGATCATGCCGGTTATGAAGCCACGCTGAAAGCGGCGGAGATTCTTCAGAAAAAAGGCTGCAACGTCAAGGTGGCCATGATACCTGACGGGCTGGATCCCGATGACTACATCAAAAAATTCGGCAGCGAGAAATTCAAAAATGATGTAATAGGGGCCAGCGTTACGATGATGACGTTTAAAATGAACTATTTCCGCAAGGGCAGAAACCTGTCTGATGAAGGAGACCGTTTAGCCTATATCAACGATGTACTGAAGGAAGTCAGCCTTCTCAGCGGTCCTTTGGAACAGGAAATATACATCAAACAGCTGGCAAATGAATTTTCAATCTCATTTGAATCCTTGAAGGATCAGCTTTCCGTATTTGAAAAGCAGGCTGCAAGCCGCAGCAGGGAAAGCAGCCGCCAGGACTCTAAAGAGCGGCAGGCGGCCGTATCGCGCGCCCCTCGGAGAAAGACGGGGCTTCGGCCGGCTCATGAGAATGCGGAGCGGATGCTCCTGGCCCACATGATTCATGACCGGGACGTCATTCGAAAGGTTTTGGAACGGGTGGGCTTTGAATTCAACCTTGATCAGCACCGAGCGATTGCCGCTTATTTGTACGCCATGTATGAAGAAGGAGCGGACATTTCCATCCAGGAGCTCTTTAAGAGAGTCGAGGATCAGGAACTTGGCCAGCTTCTGACAGATATCTTAATGCTTCAGGTGAACGAAGAATTAAGTGAAGCGGAATTATCTGATTATGTAAAAAAAGTGTTGAATTATCGAAATTGGTCAATGATAAAAGAAAAAGAAGCTGCAAGGGCGGAAGCCGAGAGGCAAAAAGACTTTATCAAAGCGGCGACTTTGGCGCAGGAAATTGTTAAGTTGAACCGTTCGCTGAAATAA
- a CDS encoding YaiI/YqxD family protein, which translates to MEGWRISLLEKERTIFVDADACPVKDEVLKTAADFDVKVVFVASFEHFQITRKEEENWTYVDPHKEAADLYIANHVRPGDVVVTQDIGLASLLLGKKVYVMSERGYLFEENSIDHALFRRHVAQKLRRSGRYTKGPKKLVKEDRERFVKELQKILSKIEGFTY; encoded by the coding sequence ATGGAGGGATGGAGAATTAGTCTTCTTGAAAAAGAAAGGACGATTTTTGTCGATGCAGACGCATGCCCGGTGAAAGATGAAGTGCTCAAAACAGCGGCGGATTTCGACGTAAAGGTGGTATTCGTGGCTTCATTCGAGCATTTTCAAATCACAAGGAAAGAAGAAGAGAATTGGACATATGTCGATCCGCACAAAGAAGCAGCGGATCTGTACATTGCCAACCATGTTCGACCTGGTGATGTCGTCGTCACACAAGATATCGGGCTGGCATCGCTTTTGCTTGGCAAAAAGGTCTATGTGATGTCGGAGAGAGGCTATCTTTTCGAAGAGAACTCCATCGATCATGCTCTTTTCCGCCGTCACGTCGCACAAAAATTGAGAAGAAGCGGACGTTACACGAAAGGCCCGAAAAAACTGGTCAAGGAAGACCGGGAGCGATTTGTCAAAGAGCTGCAAAAAATCTTGTCGAAAATTGAAGGATTTACGTACTAA
- a CDS encoding pyruvate, water dikinase regulatory protein, with translation MSNRTIYVVSDSVGETAELVVKAAISQFNGSSEQTNIRRIPYVEDRGTIKEVISLAEADGGIICFTLVVPEIREFLIAEAEKANVVYYDIIGPLIEKMESVYGFSAKYEPGRVRQLDEDYFKKVEAIEFAVKYDDGRDPRGILKADIVLIGVSRTSKTPLSQYLAHKRLKVANVPIVPEVDPPEELFTVDPAKCIGLKISPDKLNHIRKERLKSLGLNDKAIYANINRIKEELEFFEKIVGRIGCNVVDVSNKAVEETANIIHNMMTKRV, from the coding sequence ATGAGTAATCGGACGATTTATGTTGTATCAGACTCTGTCGGCGAGACCGCTGAGCTCGTAGTCAAAGCGGCTATCAGCCAGTTTAACGGTTCATCCGAGCAGACAAATATCAGGCGGATTCCTTATGTCGAAGACCGCGGAACAATAAAAGAAGTGATCTCGCTGGCAGAAGCGGACGGCGGCATCATCTGTTTTACGCTTGTTGTCCCGGAGATTCGTGAATTTTTAATCGCCGAAGCCGAAAAGGCGAATGTCGTGTATTACGATATCATCGGCCCGCTGATTGAGAAAATGGAGTCGGTCTACGGCTTCAGTGCGAAATATGAGCCGGGCAGAGTCCGACAGCTGGACGAAGATTATTTTAAGAAGGTAGAGGCCATCGAATTTGCGGTTAAATATGACGACGGCAGAGATCCAAGGGGCATCTTAAAAGCGGATATCGTGCTGATCGGCGTGTCGAGAACGTCCAAAACTCCGTTATCCCAATACTTGGCGCATAAACGGTTAAAAGTGGCAAACGTTCCGATCGTTCCCGAGGTGGACCCTCCCGAAGAGCTCTTTACCGTTGATCCGGCTAAATGCATCGGGTTAAAAATCAGCCCGGATAAACTGAACCATATCCGCAAGGAGCGCCTGAAATCGCTCGGCCTCAACGACAAAGCCATTTACGCTAATATCAACCGCATCAAAGAAGAGCTTGAATTCTTTGAAAAGATCGTCGGCCGCATTGGCTGCAATGTCGTAGACGTATCAAATAAAGCGGTGGAGGAAACGGCCAACATTATTCACAACATGATGACAAAAAGGGTCTAA
- a CDS encoding helix-turn-helix transcriptional regulator, whose protein sequence is MSTIELNKRQEHILQIVKENGPITGEHIAEKLNLTRATLRPDLAILTMSGFLEARPRVGYFYTGKTGTQLLADKLKKLQVKDFQSIPVVIHENVSVYDAICTMFLEDVGTLFVVDDNAILVGVLSRKDLLRASIGKQELPSIPVHIIMTRMPNITLCRRDDFILDIAKMLIEKQIDALPVVKDTEKGYEVVGRITKTNMTKILVGLSENEIM, encoded by the coding sequence GTGAGTACGATCGAACTAAATAAACGTCAGGAGCATATTTTGCAGATTGTCAAAGAGAACGGGCCGATTACCGGAGAACATATCGCGGAAAAGCTGAATCTGACGAGGGCTACCCTTCGTCCGGATTTGGCAATATTGACGATGTCGGGATTTTTGGAAGCAAGGCCGCGGGTCGGTTATTTCTACACGGGAAAGACGGGCACGCAGCTCTTGGCTGATAAGCTGAAAAAACTGCAGGTGAAAGACTTCCAGTCCATTCCGGTGGTCATTCATGAAAATGTCTCCGTTTATGATGCGATTTGCACGATGTTTTTAGAGGACGTAGGAACGCTTTTTGTCGTTGATGATAATGCCATCTTAGTCGGTGTACTTTCACGAAAAGACTTGCTCAGAGCCAGCATCGGCAAACAGGAGCTCCCTTCAATACCCGTCCATATCATTATGACGAGAATGCCGAACATTACGCTTTGCAGGCGCGACGATTTCATTTTGGACATTGCCAAGATGCTCATCGAAAAACAAATTGACGCACTGCCTGTTGTAAAAGATACAGAAAAAGGCTATGAAGTTGTGGGAAGAATTACGAAAACGAACATGACAAAAATTTTAGTCGGCTTATCTGAAAATGAAATCATGTAG